Genomic window (Candidatus Babeliales bacterium):
TAGGTTCTGTTGAGTTTTTATCGTAACCATAAACATGCTCCCACAAATGCAAGAAAAGACAGGAAATTGCGCTTTGATTTATCAAAACGTGAAAAAACCCGTCTAAAATGTTTCATTTTTCCGAAGCAACATTCTATTAAATGTCGTTCTTTATACGCATGTTTGTCATATTCAATAACTATTTTTCTGTTCGATTTTCCTGGTATAACAGTGATGCATCCTTTTTGTTGAAGCTCTGATCGAAAAGAATCTGAATCATAACCTTTGTCCCCTAAAACATTACAATTTTTTACGTCAGATGTTAGTGCACTAACTTGTGTCATTTCATGTGTTTGACCGGGAGTATTAATAAATTGTAATGGATTACCTAATGCATCAACTTTCATATGAATTTTACTTGTGAATCCACCTTTGCTACGGCCTAAGCCTTGCGATGTGGATTCTCCTTTTTTGTAACCAGAAGCGCAAGCATGTGCCCTAACTATTGTGGCATCAATCATGACTGATTCCAAATCCGGATTTTCAATGCAAAATACATGCAACTTGTCCCAAATGTTTTTTTTGCTCCATTCGTTGAATCTATGAAAAACGGTATTCCATAATCCGTATTTTTCTGGCAATTCTCTCCACTGTGCCCCTGTTCGTACCATCCAATAAATCCCTTCTAAAAAGGCTTTGCACTTATTTTCTTTACCTAAGTAAATATTTTTTAGGCTTTTTAAAAAAATTAAAATTTTGCTCCAAGCCACTTCGTTGATATACTCTTTTTTCATGATAGTGCCGATTTTTTGAAGATGTTCAGTCTAAAACTT
Coding sequences:
- a CDS encoding IS5 family transposase; translation: MKKEYINEVAWSKILIFLKSLKNIYLGKENKCKAFLEGIYWMVRTGAQWRELPEKYGLWNTVFHRFNEWSKKNIWDKLHVFCIENPDLESVMIDATIVRAHACASGYKKGESTSQGLGRSKGGFTSKIHMKVDALGNPLQFINTPGQTHEMTQVSALTSDVKNCNVLGDKGYDSDSFRSELQQKGCITVIPGKSNRKIVIEYDKHAYKERHLIECCFGKMKHFRRVFSRFDKSKRNFLSFLAFVGACLWLR